The genomic window GTGGTGATAATAAATGGTTATAGAAATAAGTGGTGAAATTAAAAAAATTATTGAAGTTGCAAAGTCAGTTGCTGATGTAGAAAGGGTTTATATCTTTGGGTCACATGCCTATGGTACACCTAATTCGGAAAGTGACGTTGATCTTTGTATCATTACTAAGGATTCGATTAATAATAAAAGGGATTTTTTAAAAAAAGTTAGAAAATTAATGGCTCCAACAGTTAAAGTTCCGGTTGATCTTTTAATTTATAGTAATGATGAATTTTTCAAGCGTTCGCAAATTAAGTCAACCTTAGAGTACAAAATTGCCCGGGAAGGTATTAAAATTTATGGGTAATTGGGATATTGCCTTTGAATAGTTTAATTTTGCAGAAAGCGATTTGAGTGTGGCAAAATACTTAATGAATATGATCCCTAAACCAAGTAATATTATTTGTTATCATTGCCAGCAGAGTGCAGAAAAATATTTAAAAGGATTTATTGCTTTAAACGGGGGACAGATTTTGAAAACCCATGATTTTAATTATTTTAAATAATGTATGTAAATCCTATGACCCTGAATTTTATAAGATAGAAGATGATTGTATCGAATTAATAGATTAATGGAGTACAGGCTCGCTATCCTTTTTATTTGGAAATAGAGGAATTTGATGTTGAAAAAGCTATTGAGAGTGCCGAAAGAATAAAACACTTTGTTTTAATGAAAATTCAAAAATAAAATTAAAAAGTGTTACCGCTCACGTTAATTGACCTCATTTAACTTAAATTAAGTGAACGCAAATTTTGACTCACTTTCTTTGGCCAGGGAGTTTTTCTATTGCCTGGCCATTGGCATAATTTTATACACAAATAAGCACTAAACAAAATAAAGGTTGTTGCTGTCCAGGGTTTTTGCACCACGGGAGGTTTACTATTTGTTGCTCGAACGCCTGAAGACAGAGTTGGAAGCAAAGACAACTAATAAGCGGTTTTCTCATGATAAAATGTTTTCGGATTTAAGGTCAGGCTTGCTGATAAAGTAGATACTGGTATATCGGCCGATTAAATCACTTGAAGCTGAATATAGAGTATTCCCGGTAAAAAACTATTTGTGTTCTATGTGGTCACTGAAGATGGCTAGCATGTGGAGGTTTTTAAATGAATCTTTTTGATTTTGAAGATTATATTGATAGCGTGATTCTCAATCGAGGATTTTCTTACTACCAGAGTGGTCAGGTTAGGTCTGTGGAGGAAACAAGTCCCAATACCTTTACGGCGGACGTGGAAGGTTCTGAAGATTACGTTGTTAAAGTAAAATTAAGGGAAGATGGGGAAATAATTGATGCTGAATGCGATTGCCCTTATGATTGGGGACCCGTTTGTAAACATATGGTAGCAGTTTTTTACGAGTTAAAAGAAATGTTACAGGATGATCTCCAAAAGAAAAAGAAAGAACCAGGGGAATACTTGGTAAGTAGTTTTGAAGACTTTGAAAATAATGATCCTCTTTTGGAAACTCTTAAGGCCTATGACAAAGAAAAATTGATCCAGCTTATAATAAAAATTGCTGATGAATACCCTGAGCTCCGGCAAAGGTTGGAATTAGTTCTTGAAGTTCAAGATTTAGAAGAAGAGCGCAAAAAAGCCAAGCAGCATATAAAAAGTTACCTTAAACAAAGCAAAGATCGGGATGGCTTTATTGAATATGGAAAGGCAAAATTTGCAGCAGAAGGGGCCTGGCTTATTTTGGAAAGCGCTGCAGATATTTTAGAAAATGAAGAATATCTTCGGGGAGCCGAATTGTGTTTTTGTGTCTTAGAAGAGATGATGCCGATTTTAGACAATGCCGATGACTCTTATGGTTATCTAAGTGGTGCCATCGATCAAGCGATTGATTTACTTGGACAAATTGCTCAAAGCCCGTTATCTAAATCCGAAAAAGAGGTATTTTTTGAAAGAATTCTTAGCGAATCGTTAAAAGAAATTTATGATGATTGGCACGATTGGCGGCTTGATTTATTGGAAAATTGTGTCTATTTAGCAGATAGTGAAAAAGCTCGGGAAAAGTTTGAAAAAATCTTAAATAGTTTATCAGAGGAAGCAGATGTTTTGCGGGGATGGTATGATGAAGAAAGGTTAGCGTTAATTAAATACCATTTTATTAAGAAAACCCGAGGGAAAGAAATAGCAAACAATTATTTAGAGCAACACCGGTATTTTCCTTTATTGCGGGATGTGGCCATAAAAGATGCTTTGGCGAATGAAGATTACCAAAAAGTTGAGAAGTTGGCTTTAGAGGGTGAAGAGTTAGATCAGAGGTTTCCGGAACTGGTGGCAAAATGGCAAGATTATCTGTATCAAGTATATAAGTTGACCGGACAAGTGGAAAAGTTGCGCAAAGTTGCTTTAATTAAAATTTATGATGGAAGTTTTGAACATTATAAGGAATTAAAAAAGACTTATTCCAAGGACGAATGGAAGGAAATTTATCCTAATATTTTAGAAGAAATTGAGAAAACAAAACGTCTCTGGAACCTTTATCCGCAAATCTTAATTGAAGAAGGAGAAAAGAAAAAACTTTTGGAGTTTCTAAAAAAAGCACCAGAATATTTAACTCAATATTATAAACACCTTATCCCGGATTACCGGTTTGAGGTTTATGAAATCTTTAGCCAGTATATCATAGAAACGGCAGCAAAAGCCAGCAACCGAAAAGTATACAGGGAAATAGTGTCATTTTTAAGGCAATTAGTCCAAATAGGGGGAACTGTACAGGCTAAGAATTTAATGGAACGTCTAAGGGTTAAGTACAGCAGAAGACCGGCTTTTGTTGAGGAACTGGCGGAGTTAAGAATTTAGAAGTGGTCATCAATAAGCTGTTTCAGTTTGGCTGCCGTTTTCAATAATTTCCTTCTATGCAAGACGAAAAATTGTAGATTAGGGGAGAAGACAACATGATTTCGGCTTTTATAGAAAGTTTTATCCGAATGTTTAATTGGGGAATTATCACTAAAATGTACGGCAATTCTCATAGCTCCATTATTGGTTTTTTGTCAAGTGAATGGATTAGAAAGTCTCCTGAACATTCCGTGTTGGATGGAGCCCCTTCTCCCTTAGTCGGT from Carboxydothermus pertinax includes these protein-coding regions:
- a CDS encoding SWIM zinc finger family protein; translation: MNLFDFEDYIDSVILNRGFSYYQSGQVRSVEETSPNTFTADVEGSEDYVVKVKLREDGEIIDAECDCPYDWGPVCKHMVAVFYELKEMLQDDLQKKKKEPGEYLVSSFEDFENNDPLLETLKAYDKEKLIQLIIKIADEYPELRQRLELVLEVQDLEEERKKAKQHIKSYLKQSKDRDGFIEYGKAKFAAEGAWLILESAADILENEEYLRGAELCFCVLEEMMPILDNADDSYGYLSGAIDQAIDLLGQIAQSPLSKSEKEVFFERILSESLKEIYDDWHDWRLDLLENCVYLADSEKAREKFEKILNSLSEEADVLRGWYDEERLALIKYHFIKKTRGKEIANNYLEQHRYFPLLRDVAIKDALANEDYQKVEKLALEGEELDQRFPELVAKWQDYLYQVYKLTGQVEKLRKVALIKIYDGSFEHYKELKKTYSKDEWKEIYPNILEEIEKTKRLWNLYPQILIEEGEKKKLLEFLKKAPEYLTQYYKHLIPDYRFEVYEIFSQYIIETAAKASNRKVYREIVSFLRQLVQIGGTVQAKNLMERLRVKYSRRPAFVEELAELRI
- a CDS encoding HEPN domain-containing protein; its protein translation is MSVAKYLMNMIPKPSNIICYHCQQSAEKYLKGFIALNGGQILKTHDFNYFK
- a CDS encoding nucleotidyltransferase domain-containing protein; protein product: MVIEISGEIKKIIEVAKSVADVERVYIFGSHAYGTPNSESDVDLCIITKDSINNKRDFLKKVRKLMAPTVKVPVDLLIYSNDEFFKRSQIKSTLEYKIAREGIKIYG